Within Pseudomonas alloputida, the genomic segment GCCGCAACAATCGTTGCAACACGTGCCGACAGGCGCCACGGCGGCGGAATCGGTGGGGGAAATGTTGCGCCAGCTTGTCAACTGGTTCACCGCTCATCCTGAGATGGCGACCACGCAGTTCGAACTGTTTTGCTGGAACCTGCGCAACAACCCGGAGATGGCAACCAAGATCTATGCCGTTTCCCTCGAAGCGGCCCAACAGGCCATCGTGAAGGTCACCGACGGCGCACTGGACCAGGCAGCACTGACCACTATCAGCCGCTTGCTGATCAATCTGTTCGACGGCCTGATGCTCGCCTGGTCCGCTCACGGCGACCGTGCACGCCTGGAGGCCGAGACCGAGACCGCCTGCCAGGCAGTCAAGTTGCTGGTGGCCAGTTACTGAGGCCCCACAGGATTCGCCGTGCTGCGTCGCTGCACGGCGATCCCCTCCCCCTCCGGCTCTGAAAGCCGCAGCGCCCCCCTTCGAACGTTCCGATGACGATATCTACCAGACTGACCCAGTCTGATCGTTGATCGGCGAAGTAACAGGTGCAAATCATCCTGAAATAGCAGTGACGTGGTGCATTTTGCACCTTGTCCCACCCTTCCTGCGACCTTATTCTGAGTCAAATGATCAAGTCAAAAGATCAGTCTCTATAACACAACAATAGGAGGCGACATGTCCTCTCACACTGCTCTTCCGGTTGAGCCGCTCGATGTTCTGATCATGGGAGCCGGTGTGTC encodes:
- a CDS encoding TetR/AcrR family transcriptional regulator, whose protein sequence is MARIGAEERRQDFIEATVKVIAEHGVANATTRRIAAAADSPLASLHYVFHTKDELFYAVYESLINMPQQSLQHVPTGATAAESVGEMLRQLVNWFTAHPEMATTQFELFCWNLRNNPEMATKIYAVSLEAAQQAIVKVTDGALDQAALTTISRLLINLFDGLMLAWSAHGDRARLEAETETACQAVKLLVASY